One genomic region from Streptomyces venezuelae encodes:
- a CDS encoding maltokinase N-terminal cap-like domain-containing protein, producing the protein MPETASTTRAPDALLPSLAPLLHEWLPRQRWFAGKGRRVIGFTLDAATELLPLDGAGPGLLHLLVRVDQPGRPAGTPADCYQLLLGVRTQLPPRLAPALIGRIRQGPLAGRAVYEGLRDPRLAGLLYERLRSPGRTGPLRFHATTALPPALAPRMLDAEQSNSSLVYGDSFILKIFRRVSPGANPDLELPLALSRAGCARVPAPVAWFESGAATLGVLQPYLRDSRDGWRLALDALADGREFTTEARALGRATAEVHLALAGALPTLRLPRSETEHLAAAMDRRLHAAAQAVPALLPYVPGLRAVFAAAGEAPGAGALQRIHGDLHLGQTLRGSDGGWAVIDFEGEPAKPLDERRSPQPTVRDVAGMLRSFDYAARTHRPWNADWAARCRAAYCTGYAEAAGVDPRADPALLRAYETDKAVYEVVYEARHRPDWLPVPMSAIERLAAPR; encoded by the coding sequence ATGCCGGAGACCGCATCCACCACCCGGGCCCCGGACGCCCTCCTTCCGTCCCTCGCTCCCCTGCTCCACGAATGGCTGCCTCGGCAGCGCTGGTTCGCGGGCAAGGGCCGCCGGGTCATCGGATTCACGCTGGACGCGGCCACCGAGCTGCTCCCCCTGGACGGCGCGGGACCCGGTCTCCTCCATCTGCTCGTACGGGTCGACCAGCCCGGCCGCCCGGCCGGCACGCCCGCCGACTGCTACCAACTGCTCCTGGGCGTACGGACCCAGCTGCCGCCCCGCCTCGCCCCCGCCCTGATCGGGCGGATCCGGCAGGGCCCGCTCGCCGGACGCGCGGTCTACGAGGGGCTGCGCGACCCGCGGCTCGCGGGACTCCTCTACGAGCGGCTGCGCTCCCCGGGCCGGACCGGCCCCCTGCGCTTCCACGCCACCACCGCGCTCCCGCCCGCGCTCGCCCCTCGCATGCTCGACGCGGAGCAGTCCAACTCGTCCCTGGTGTACGGGGATTCCTTCATCCTGAAGATCTTCCGGAGGGTCAGCCCAGGGGCCAACCCGGACCTCGAACTGCCTCTCGCCCTGAGCCGGGCCGGATGCGCGCGCGTACCGGCCCCCGTCGCCTGGTTCGAGTCGGGGGCCGCGACCCTCGGCGTCCTCCAGCCGTACCTCCGGGACTCCCGGGACGGCTGGCGGCTCGCGCTCGACGCGCTCGCCGACGGCCGGGAGTTCACCACCGAGGCGCGGGCGCTCGGCCGGGCCACGGCCGAGGTGCACCTCGCGCTCGCCGGCGCACTGCCGACCCTGCGGCTGCCGCGGTCCGAGACCGAGCACCTCGCCGCGGCGATGGACCGGCGGCTGCACGCCGCGGCGCAGGCGGTGCCGGCGCTCCTGCCGTACGTGCCGGGGCTGCGGGCCGTCTTCGCGGCGGCGGGCGAGGCGCCCGGCGCGGGGGCGCTCCAGCGCATCCACGGCGACCTGCACCTGGGGCAGACCCTGCGGGGATCGGACGGCGGCTGGGCCGTCATCGACTTCGAGGGCGAGCCGGCGAAGCCGCTGGACGAGCGGCGGAGTCCGCAGCCCACGGTCCGGGACGTCGCGGGCATGCTCCGCTCCTTCGACTACGCGGCCCGCACCCACCGGCCGTGGAACGCGGACTGGGCGGCGCGCTGCCGGGCCGCGTACTGCACGGGCTACGCCGAGGCGGCGGGCGTCGACCCGCGCGCCGACCCGGCGCTCCTGCGCGCCTACGAGACCGACAAGGCGGTCTACGAGGTCGTGTACGAGGCCCGGCACCGTCCGGACTGGCTCCCGGTGCCCATGTCCGCGATCGAACGTCTCGCCGCACCCCGGTGA